A window from Marinagarivorans cellulosilyticus encodes these proteins:
- a CDS encoding D-alanine--D-alanine ligase, which translates to MNTKVDLHDLNEKASPEASIKAARPPAKTTSFFEFWPTWLMYLPVVFLWLIYAVRYRSLTAPLLANPKITLGGMVGGSKHELMSQATGRCRQAILPWLYVRVTDDCILQQAKQCVNQAKTKGISLPFVCKPDTGCRGAGVKLVTSQAMLAEIIAKYPINAAFVCQKLSQYEPEVGIFYIRSPEQKQGNIVSLTFKNTPSVMGDGKLTLEQLVKQDARASGLLNLYHSKNKTSWQAVLPKGHRHRLLFSASHCRGAVFCDAREHITPELTLAINAIMADLPDFYYGRMDVKYSNLEALKAGRDLEIVEINGASSESIHIWDKDARLWDAIKTLLWQYRTLFSLGVYQMRLGHKAPGVRSLYKAWRHERALTRHYPETD; encoded by the coding sequence TTGAATACCAAGGTAGATTTGCACGACCTAAATGAAAAAGCATCGCCTGAAGCTTCAATTAAAGCTGCGCGGCCGCCTGCTAAAACGACGTCGTTTTTTGAGTTTTGGCCTACGTGGTTAATGTACTTGCCGGTGGTATTTTTGTGGTTAATCTATGCGGTGCGTTACCGTTCATTAACGGCCCCTTTACTGGCTAACCCTAAAATCACTTTGGGTGGCATGGTTGGCGGGTCTAAGCATGAGTTGATGTCACAAGCGACGGGGCGCTGCCGGCAGGCAATATTGCCGTGGCTTTACGTTCGGGTAACGGACGATTGTATTTTACAGCAGGCTAAGCAATGCGTTAATCAGGCAAAAACAAAGGGTATTTCGCTTCCTTTTGTGTGCAAACCCGATACCGGCTGCCGCGGTGCGGGTGTCAAATTAGTTACAAGCCAAGCCATGCTGGCGGAAATCATCGCTAAGTACCCTATAAATGCGGCTTTTGTGTGCCAAAAATTATCGCAATACGAACCTGAGGTGGGTATTTTCTATATCCGCTCGCCAGAACAAAAGCAAGGCAATATTGTTTCTTTAACTTTTAAAAATACGCCTAGTGTTATGGGTGATGGCAAACTCACATTAGAGCAATTAGTTAAGCAAGATGCCCGCGCTAGCGGTTTGCTAAATTTATACCACAGCAAAAATAAAACATCGTGGCAGGCTGTATTGCCTAAAGGTCATCGGCACCGTTTATTGTTTTCGGCAAGTCATTGCCGTGGCGCAGTATTTTGTGATGCGCGCGAGCATATAACCCCGGAGTTAACCCTAGCAATTAATGCCATTATGGCTGATCTTCCCGATTTTTATTATGGTCGTATGGATGTTAAGTATTCGAATTTAGAGGCGCTTAAGGCCGGGCGGGATTTAGAAATTGTCGAGATTAATGGCGCTAGCTCTGAGTCTATTCATATATGGGACAAAGATGCTCGCCTATGGGATGCCATTAAAACTCTTTTATGGCAGTACAGAACGTTATTTTCGCTGGGCGTTTATCAAATGCGCTTAGGCCATAAGGCACCTGGCGTGCGCTCGCTTTATAAGGCCTGGCGTCATGAGCGAGCCTTGACGCGGCATTACCCAGAAACAGACTAA